A genomic window from Macaca mulatta isolate MMU2019108-1 chromosome 19, T2T-MMU8v2.0, whole genome shotgun sequence includes:
- the LOC705142 gene encoding methyl-CpG-binding domain protein 3-like 5, with amino-acid sequence MGKPAFTSFPRPPVLGKLKRNTMPWALQKKREIHMAKVHRRRAARSALPMRLTSCIFPRPVTRIRSHPDNQVRRRKGEEHLEKPQQLCAYRRMQALQPCSSQGEGSSPLQLENVLSILAPGMAGESLDRAGAEHVHRLPEPTAGQFPAVAGGPTPGVGCQLPLPLLGQLVTRADIRRQARRVKKARERLARALQADRLARQAEMLTGG; translated from the exons ATGGGAAAGCCTGCGTTCACCTCTTTTCCAAGACCACCTGTTCTG GGGAAGCTCAAAAGAAACACGATGCCCTGGGCTTTACAGAAGAAACGAGAAATCCACATGGCCAAGGTCCATCGGAGACGAGCTGCGAGGTCTGCTCTCCCCATGAGACTCACCAGCTGCATCTTCCCGAGGCCGGTGACAAGGATCAGGTCTCATCCTGACAACCAGGTCAGACGCAGAAAAGGGGAGGAGCACCTGGAGAAGCCACAGCAACTCTGCGCCTACCGGAGAATGCAGGCCCTGCAGCCCTGCAGCAGCCAAGGCGAAGGTTCAAGTCCACTGCAATTGGAGAACGTCTTAAGTATCCTCGCACCGGGGATGGCCGGTGAATCTCTGGACAGGGCTGGAGCTGAGCATGTGCACAGGCTGCCCGAGCCCACCGCTGGGCAGTTTCCAGCTGTGGCAGGGGGACCAACCCCAGGAGTGGGTTGTCAGCTCCCACTGCCCCTCTTGGGCCAATTGGTGACTCGTGCAGATATCCGGAGACAGGCCAGGAGGGTGAAGAAAGCCAGGGAGAGATTGGCCAGGGCCTTGCAGGCAGACAGGCTGGCCAGGCAGGCAGAAATGCTGACAGGTGGATGA